From Strix uralensis isolate ZFMK-TIS-50842 chromosome 1, bStrUra1, whole genome shotgun sequence, a single genomic window includes:
- the LOC141939875 gene encoding uncharacterized protein LOC141939875 yields the protein MGPFQCTRGDNPQGWAAAKAPGFPHTHTPVMLPRSCWVLQLFCATAGFLGWLGLGIPPEEMGVPPELGAPPEVGNPPHIPLEMTAGDDQFQTEATCWDLSPLDSCHHQVVAWLRSSCANLSEEEEEVNCQTSAEGHRTYPCTPNMEELQEELAGWLWPRLETPGHRRLQRPVPDETLVANEQHQVAQLLEDTSQQMERDLALLAQIEEMMEKLQQVNRSLGLMLAAVEDARSQLENHPQHLHAVLDPAGAISTSILCGSCLVLLAMLLVLTPPHAILLHFFFLTSSTLSIPALSALLAFTMAGQWLVAAARRGAGGARLVFPQEEPGHWFTSTPDRECNMDLLREELDRMEMSCLQGAAGAGHGHWEALGAQTLQPNSGQWHVLAVPAVPVPGGHQGWAAMPEESHPRAGLLPHPHHWSSLLQPLAHRLIPSCLTPSPLPKRF from the exons ATGGGGCCTTTCCAGTGCACGCGTGGGGACAatccccagggctgggctgcagccaagGCCCCTG GattcccccacacacacacccccgtcATGCTGCCCCGCAGCTGCTGggttctgcagcttttctgtgccaCCGCTGGGTTTTTGGGGTGGCTGGGACTTGGCATCCCCCCAGAGGAGATGGGGGTCCCCCCAGAGCTGGGGGCCCCTCCGGAAGTGGGGAACCCCCCCCACATCCCTCTTGAGATGACTGCGGGTGATGACCAGTTCCAGACTGAAGCCACGTGCTGGGACCTGTCACCCCTGGACTCCTGTCACCATCAG GTTGTGGCGTGGCTCCGCTCGTCCTGTGCCAACctgagtgaggaggaggaggaggtcaaCTGCCAAACCAGTGCTGAGGGTCACCGGACATACCCCTGCACCCCAAACATG gaggagctgcaggaggagctggctgggtggcTGTGGCCGAGACTGGAAACCCCTGGCCACCGCAGGCTGCAGCGACCAGTGCCGGATGAGACCCTTGTTGCCAATGAGCAGCACCAGGTGGCCCAACTCCTGGAGGACACGAGCCAGCAGATGG AGAGAGACCTGGCCCTTCTGGCTCAGATAGAGGAGATGATGGAGAAGCTGCAGCAGGTCAACCGGAGCCTGGGGCTGATGCTGGCAGCTGTGGAGGATGCACGGAGCCAGCTGGAGAACCATCCGCAGCACCTCCACGCCGTCCTTGACCCAGCTG GTGCCATCTCCACCTCCATCCTATGCGGCTCCTGCTTGGTGTTGCTGGCCATGCTGCTGGTGCTCACACCGCCCCACGCCATCCTCCTCCACTTCTTCTTCCTCACCTCCAGCACCCTCAGCATCCCAGCGCTCTCTGCTCTCCTGGCGTTCACCATGGCAG GGCAGTGGCTGGTGGCGGCTGCTCGCCGTGGTGCTGGGGGGGCCCGGCTGGTGTTTCCCCAGGAGGAGCCTGGTCACTGGTTCACCTCTACCCCGGACAG GGAGTGCAACATGGACCTGTTGCGGGAGGagctggacaggatggagatgaGCTGCCTGCAAG GCGCTGCTGGAGCCGGACATGGGCACTGGGAAGCACTGGGAGCCCAAACGCTGCAGCCCAACTCTGGCCAGTGGCAC GTCCTTGCTGTCCCTGCGGTCCCCGTGCCAGGGGGTcaccagggctgggcagcgatgccGGAAGAAAGCCATCCCCGGGCAGGACTTCTGCCACATCCACACCACTGGTCCAGCCTCCTGCAGCCGCTTGCCCACAGACTCATCCCCTCGTGTCTGactccctcccccctcccaaaGAGGTTTTAA
- the TIGD5 gene encoding tigger transposable element-derived protein 5, with translation MPGGEPEAGGGPAGMAGGRRGGGGAAGGMSVKMALRRAYSIKDKLQAIERVKKGERQASVCRAFGVPGGTLRGWLKDEAKLRWFLEQLGGEVGTQRKKMRLANEEEIDRAVYAWFLALRQHGVPLSGPLIQAQAEAFARQIYGPECTFKASHGWFWRWQKRHGISSQRIYGEGGLPSEPERAPAACPEALPVPAADAGGYGDEQIYNANVTGLYWKLLPGQTGGATAAAARRRPAPRERVTVLLAANLTGSHKLKPLVVGGLRDPPSLRHHNQDKFPACYRYSPEARLGPALLRAWFFEDFVPGVKRYLRRSCLQQKAVLLLSSPPPSSGTGPEDSPPLQTPDGSIRALFLSKGPTGSGSAGGGGRIPAPLEQGVVSAFKQLYKRELLRLAVSCAAGGGSTSSGGPMDFVRSFLLKDMLYLAGLSWDLIPPGSIEKCWLLGLRAAFEPQPGEEEHGDRPRGEEGGGDNKVFSDLTHLAALAYKRLAPEEVADWLHLDDVAPGTEEDDGEEDAEEEGTGGCGVEEDEEEAAAGDGGSRRGGEGGDALLPTAREAIKGLETALRWLEGQDPRQVGPLKLVQLRSLISMAQRLRRGASPHS, from the coding sequence ATGCCCGGGGGGGAGCCGGAGGCGGGTGGGGGTCCGGCCGGTatggcgggagggcggcggggcggtggcggtGCAGCCGGGGGGATGTCGGTGAAGATGGCGCTGCGCCGGGCCTACTCCATCAAGGACAAGCTGCAGGCCATCGAGCGGGTGAAGAAGGGCGAGCGGCAGGCGTCGGTGTGCCGGGCTTTTGGGGTGCCCGGTGGGACGCTGAGGGGCTGGCTGAAGGACGAGGCCAAGCTACGGTGGTTCCTGGAGCAGCTGGGGGGTGAGGTGGGCACCCAACGCAAGAAGATGCGCCTGGCCAACGAGGAGGAGATCGACCGCGCCGTCTACGCCTGGTTCCTCGCCCTCCGCCAGCATGGCGTCCCCCTCTCTGGGCCCCTCATCCAAGCCCAGGCCGAGGCTTTCGCCCGGCAGATCTATGGTCCCGAGTGTACCTTCAAAGCCAGCCACGGTTGGTTCTGGCGCTGGCAGAAGCGTCACGGCATCTCCAGTCAGCGTATCTATGGCGAGGGCGGCCTCCCCAGCGAGCCCGAGCGGGCTCCCGCCGCCTGCCCCGAGGCTCTGCCTGTGCCGGCTGCCGACGCCGGGGGTTACGGCGATGAGCAGATCTACAACGCCAACGTCACCGGGCTCTACTGGAAGCTGCTGCCAGGACAGACTGGAggggcgacggcggcggcggcgcggcggcggccagCTCCCCGCGAGCGAGTCACCGTGCTGCTGGCTGCCAACTTGACCGGCTCCCATAAGCTCAAGCCGCTGGTGGTCGGGGGCCTTCGCGATCCCCCCAGCCTCCGCCATCACAACCAGGACAAATTCCCCGCTTGCTATCGCTACAGCCCAGAGGCCAGGCTGGGGCCAGCCCTTCTCCGGGCTTGGTTCTTTGAGGACTTTGTGCCGGGCGTCAAACGTTACCTGCGCCGGAGCTGTCTGCAGCAGAAGGCCGTGCTGCTACTCAGCTCCCCGCCACCCTCCTCCGGGACGGGCCCTGAGGATTcccccccactgcagacaccCGATGGCTCCATCCGCGCCCTTTTCCTCTCCAAGGGCCCTACCGGGAGCGGTTCGGCCGGAGGGGGAGGCCGAATCCCTGCCCCGCTGGAGCAGGGGGTGGTGTCCGCCTTCAAGCAGCTCTACAAGCGGGAATTGCTGCGCCTGGCTGTCTCgtgcgcggccggcggcggcagcaccAGCTCGGGTGGCCCCATGGACTTTGTGAGGTCCTTCCTCCTCAAGGACATGTTGTACCTGGCCGGCCTCTCCTGGGACCTCATCCCCCCCGGCTCCATCGAGAAGTGTTGGCTGCTGGGGCTACGCGCTGCCTTTGAGCCCCAGCCCGGGGAGGAAGAGCACGGAGACCGCCCGCGTGGGGAGGAAGGCGGCGGGGACAACAAAGTCTTTAGCGACCTGACTCACCTGGCCGCGTTGGCCTACAAGCGCTTGGCTCCTGAGGAGGTGGCCGACTGGTTGCACTTGGATGACGTGGCCCCGGGTACGGAGGAGGACGATGGGGAAGAGGACGCTGAGGAGGAAGGCACCGGGGGCTGCGGGgtagaggaggatgaggaggaggcagctgctggagatggagggagcagaaggggtggggaaggaggggatgccTTGCTGCCCACAGCTCGGGAAGCCATCAAAGGTCTGGAGACGGCGTTGCGCTGGCTGGAGGGTCAGGACCCGCGGCAAGTGGGGCCGCTGAAGCTGGTGCAGCTCCGGTCCCTCATCAGCATGGCCCAGCGGCTGCGCCGCGGCGCCAGCCCCCACTCCTAG
- the GFUS gene encoding GDP-L-fucose synthase → MTEAAGPVPKRILVTGGTGLVGKAIEKVVADGEGRPGEEWIFVSSRDADLTNATETKALFEQHKPTHVIHLAAMVGGLFKNIRYNLDFWRRNIHINDNVLHSAYETGVQKVVSCLSTCIFPDKTTYPIDESMIHNGPPHSSNFGYSYAKRMIDVQNRGYFEQHGCRFTAVIPTNVFGPHDNFNIEDGHVLPGLIHKVYLAKQTGSALTIWGTGKPRRQFIYSLDLARLFLWVLREYDEVEPIILSVGEEDEVSIREAAEAIVEAMDFRGELVFDTTKADGQFKKTASNAKLRRYLPDFQFTPFRQAVKETCAWFSTNYADARK, encoded by the exons ATGACGGAGGCGGCAGGGCCAGTGCCCAAGCGCATCCTGGTGACGGGTGGCACCGGCTTGGTGGGCAAAGCCATCGAGAAGGTGGTGGCCGATGGAGAGGGGCGGCCGGGTGAGGAGTGGATCTTTGTGTCCTCCAGAGACGCCGACTTGAC GAATGCCACAGAGACCAAAGCCCTGTTCGAGCAGCACAAGCCCACCCATGTCATCCACCTGGCCGCCATGGTTGGGGGTCTCTTCAAAAACATCCGCTACAACCTGGATTTTTGG AGGAGAAACATCCATATCAACGACAATGTCCTGCACTCGGCATACGAGACAGGGGTGCAGAAGGTGGTCTCCTGCCTCTCCACCTGCATCTTTCCAGACAAAACAACGTACCCCATAGATGAGAGCATG ATTCACAATGGGCCACCTCACAGCTCCAACTTTGGCTACTCCTATGCCAAGAGGATGATCGATGTCCAGAATAG GGGCTACTTCGAGCAGCATGGCTGCCGCTTCACCGCCGTCATCCCCACCAACGTCTTCGGGCCACATGACAACTTCAACATCGAGGACGGCCACGTCTTGCCAGGGCTCATCCACAAGGTCTATCTGGCCAAAC AGACCGGCTCCGCTTTGACTATCTGGGGCACAGGCAAGCCCAGGAGACAGTTCATCTACTCCCTG GACCTGGCCCGGCTCTTCCTTTGGGTCCTGCGGGAATACGATGAGGTAGAGCCCATCATTTTGTCAG TGGGAGAAGAAGATGAAGTGTCCatcagggaggcagcagaggcaATCGTGGAAGCCATGGACTTCAGGGGAGAGCTTGTT TTTGACACCACCAAGGCGGATGGGCAGTTCAAGAAGACAGCCAGCAATGCCAAGCTACGGCGCTACCTGCCCGACTTCCAGTTCACACCCTTCAGGCAAG ccgtGAAGGAGACCTGTGCCTGGTTCAGCACCAACTACGCCGATGCCAGGAAGTGA
- the PYCR3 gene encoding pyrroline-5-carboxylate reductase 3, whose product MEAVELRVGFVGAGRMAGGLARGLLRAGKVPASSILASAPSDRNLDAWRESGCRTTHCNLEVLQESTLVFLATKPHVLPGVLQEIRPAVGPHHIVVSLAAGVTLQTLQRLLPAGTKVLRLMPNLPCVVQAGAMVFARGSGAGDGEAALLKNLLSSCGLCEEVPESYINIHTGLSGSGVAYVYLFAEALAEGAVKMGMPSGLASRIAAQTLLGAAKVMLETGEHPAKLRGDVCTPGGTTIHALHQLEKGALRATVMNAVEAATNRACDMAED is encoded by the exons ATGGAGGCGGTGGAGCTGCGGGTGGGGTTCGTGGGCGCCGGGCGCATGGCGGGAGGCCTGgcccgggggctgctgcgggcag GGAAGGTGCCAGCCAGCAGCATCCTGGCCAGCGCTCCCTCGGACAGAAACCTGGATGCCTGGCGG GAGTCGGGCTGCCGGACCACGCACTGCAACCTGGAGGTGCTGCAGGAGAGCACTTTGGTCTTCCTGGCCACCAAACCCCACGTCCTGCCGGGCGTCCTGCAGGAGATCCGTCCTGCCGTGGGTCCCCACCACATCGTTGTCTCACTGGCGGCCGGCGTCACCCTCCAGACCCTGCAGCGG CTTCTCCCCGCCGGGACCAAAGTACTGCGCCTCATGCCCAACCTGCCGTGCGTGGTGCAGGCAGGGGCAATGGTCTTCGCCCGGGGCAGCGGTGCCGGTGACGGGGAAGCCGCCCTGCTGAAGAACCTTCTGTCCTCCTGCGGGCTCTGTGAGGAGGTCCCTGAATCCTACATCAACATCCACACCGGCCTCAGCGGCAGCGGCGTGGCCTAT GTTTACCTGTTTGCCGAAGCTTTGGCCGAGGGGGCGGTGAAGATGGGGATGCCGAGTGGTTTGGCCAGCAGGATCGCAGCTCAGACGCTGCTG GGTGCAGCGAAGGTGATGTTGGAGACGGGGGAGCACCCGGCGAAGCTGCGAGGAGACGTCTGCACACCCGGGGGCACCACCATCCACGCGCTGCACCAGCTGGAGAAGGGCGCGCTGCGGGCCACCGTCATGAACGCTGTGGAGGCGGCCACCAACCGGGCATGCGATATGGCCGAGGACTAG